A part of Mycolicibacterium sp. TUM20985 genomic DNA contains:
- a CDS encoding NDMA-dependent alcohol dehydrogenase, whose translation MKTVGALSWGPGEPWSVEEIYLGDPRRDEVTVRMEAAGLCHSDHHAATASMPADGFPILGGHEGAGVVVEVGADVDDVVVGQHVVLSCIPSCGRCHHCLAEQPNLCDRGAFLQSGRAISDASFRVRARGRGVRPVALLGAYSPYAVVHRASVVPIDPAVPFEVACLLGCAIVTGWGSVTRVARVRPGEDVVVIGLGGVGMAALRGATAAGARSVVVIDPVEWKRDLALEWGATQAYPDLESATAGLAELTRGLMANAVIVAVGRPRGQDLDAWMTLTAKGGMCVLAAVADMHCHDVNVNLVIHILMQKRLQGSLLGNGDMRHDIGLLASMYLAGKLDLDGFVTARYRLDEINEGHRDMLAGRNIRGVIRYTEADWVR comes from the coding sequence GTGAAGACCGTCGGGGCGTTGTCATGGGGCCCGGGGGAGCCGTGGTCGGTCGAGGAGATTTACCTCGGCGATCCGCGCCGCGACGAGGTGACCGTGCGCATGGAGGCCGCCGGGCTCTGCCACTCCGATCACCACGCCGCCACCGCGTCGATGCCGGCTGACGGCTTCCCGATCCTCGGCGGGCACGAGGGAGCGGGTGTCGTCGTCGAGGTCGGTGCCGACGTGGACGACGTCGTCGTCGGTCAGCATGTCGTGCTGTCCTGCATCCCGTCCTGCGGGAGGTGTCACCACTGCTTGGCCGAACAGCCGAATCTCTGTGACCGCGGGGCGTTCCTGCAATCCGGGCGGGCGATCAGCGATGCCTCGTTCCGGGTACGGGCCCGAGGACGCGGCGTTCGGCCGGTGGCACTGCTGGGTGCTTACTCCCCCTATGCAGTGGTGCACCGCGCGTCGGTGGTGCCCATCGATCCGGCGGTGCCGTTCGAGGTGGCGTGTCTACTCGGTTGCGCGATCGTCACGGGCTGGGGCTCGGTGACGCGGGTGGCCAGGGTCCGGCCGGGGGAGGACGTCGTGGTGATCGGGCTGGGCGGGGTGGGCATGGCCGCGCTGCGTGGGGCGACGGCCGCCGGGGCACGATCGGTCGTCGTGATCGACCCTGTCGAGTGGAAGCGCGATCTCGCGCTGGAATGGGGTGCCACGCAGGCGTATCCGGACCTCGAGTCCGCCACGGCCGGGCTGGCCGAACTAACCCGAGGGCTGATGGCCAACGCGGTGATCGTGGCCGTCGGACGGCCGCGTGGGCAGGACCTGGATGCCTGGATGACGTTGACGGCCAAGGGCGGGATGTGCGTGCTCGCCGCCGTGGCCGACATGCACTGTCACGACGTCAACGTCAACCTCGTCATTCACATACTGATGCAGAAGCGTCTGCAGGGCAGCCTGCTGGGCAATGGTGACATGCGCCATGACATCGGGCTGCTCGCCTCGATGTACCTGGCCGGGAAGCTGGACCTCGACGGGTTCGTCACCGCCCGGTATCGGCTCGACGAGATCAACGAGGGCCATCGCGACATGTTGGCCGGCAGAAACATTCGCGGGGTGATCCGCTATACCGAGGCCGACTGGGTGCGTTGA
- a CDS encoding cation diffusion facilitator family transporter, which translates to MAHEHDHDHDDIHGHDHIHDARGGKFGAALREVFAPHSHDASDSIDGALESSAAGIRAVKISLVALGVTATAQIVIVAVSGSVALLADTVHNFSDALTAIPLWIAFALSTKAATRRYTYGFGRAEDLAGLFVVAMITLSAIVAGVESVRRLVDPVPIEHVGWVAVAGLIGFIGNELVAVYRIRVGRRIGSAALVADGLHARTDGFTSLAVLIGAGGVALGFPLADPIIGLVITVAILAVLRTAVRDVFRRLMDGIDPAFVDAAEAALAAEPGVTAVRSVRMRWIGHRLHADAELDIDPAVSLSDAHRIAHDAEHSLTHAVPKLSSALVHAYPADGPA; encoded by the coding sequence ATGGCCCACGAACACGACCACGACCACGACGACATCCACGGCCACGATCACATCCACGACGCCCGTGGCGGCAAGTTCGGCGCGGCCCTTCGCGAAGTCTTCGCCCCGCACAGCCACGACGCCTCCGACAGCATCGACGGCGCACTGGAATCCAGCGCCGCCGGCATCAGGGCCGTCAAGATCAGCCTGGTCGCACTTGGTGTCACGGCCACCGCGCAGATCGTCATCGTCGCCGTGTCCGGATCGGTCGCGCTGCTCGCCGACACGGTCCACAACTTCTCCGACGCACTCACTGCCATCCCGTTGTGGATTGCCTTCGCCCTGAGCACCAAGGCGGCAACCCGGCGCTACACCTACGGCTTCGGACGCGCCGAAGACCTCGCAGGGCTGTTCGTCGTCGCCATGATCACGCTGTCCGCGATCGTCGCCGGCGTCGAATCCGTCCGCCGTCTCGTCGACCCGGTGCCGATCGAACACGTCGGGTGGGTGGCGGTGGCCGGGCTCATCGGCTTCATCGGAAACGAACTGGTCGCCGTCTACCGCATTCGAGTCGGACGGCGGATCGGCTCGGCAGCGCTGGTCGCCGATGGTCTGCACGCCCGCACCGACGGCTTCACCTCACTGGCCGTGCTGATCGGCGCCGGCGGTGTCGCCCTGGGGTTTCCCTTGGCGGACCCCATCATTGGCCTCGTCATCACGGTCGCCATCCTCGCGGTCCTACGCACCGCCGTCCGTGACGTCTTCCGCCGGCTCATGGATGGCATCGACCCGGCGTTCGTCGACGCCGCCGAAGCCGCGCTGGCCGCAGAACCGGGCGTCACCGCGGTCCGCAGCGTGCGGATGCGGTGGATCGGACACCGCTTGCACGCCGACGCCGAGCTCGACATCGATCCCGCCGTAAGCCTTTCCGACGCGCACCGCATCGCCCACGACGCCGAACACTCGCTCACCCACGCGGTGCCGAAGCTGTCCTCGGCGCTCGTCCACGCCTACCCGGCCGACGGGCCTGCCTGA
- a CDS encoding cytochrome P450, whose product MPSPLLPPGFDFTDPDVYAHRMPMDELAELRRSAPLWWNAQPTDVGGFGDGGFWVVSRHRDVREVSRRHDVFSSAEKSVVPRYKVTGGGGQIEAGRASMIMMDEPEHTRLRKIVSRGFTPRAIERLRAELDERAQRIAADAATRPSGDFVLDVACELPLQAIAGLLGVPLEDRGKLFDWSNQMIGNEDPEFAEYDSLGSAAELIWYAMQLAADKSGRRGDDIVSTLIDADDDGQLTDAEFGMFVVTLAIAGNETTRQSITQGMMAFTDFPEQWELFKAERPKTAADEIIRWASPVNAFQRTALTNTELGGVAIEKGQRLVLFYRSANFDEDVFEDPLRFDIRRSPNPHLGFGGTGIHYCIGASLARMTIDLMFNAIADHLPNLRPIGEPERLRSSMINGIKHWQVDYSGVDQRTQSASV is encoded by the coding sequence ATGCCTTCTCCGCTACTGCCGCCCGGCTTCGACTTCACCGATCCCGACGTATATGCGCACCGCATGCCGATGGACGAGCTGGCCGAGCTACGCCGCTCAGCGCCCCTGTGGTGGAATGCCCAGCCGACCGACGTAGGCGGTTTCGGTGACGGCGGCTTCTGGGTGGTGAGCAGGCACCGCGACGTGCGCGAGGTATCGCGGCGCCACGACGTCTTCTCCTCGGCCGAGAAGTCGGTGGTCCCGCGCTACAAGGTGACCGGCGGAGGCGGACAGATCGAAGCAGGCCGCGCCTCGATGATCATGATGGACGAGCCCGAACACACCCGCCTTCGCAAGATCGTCTCGCGCGGCTTCACCCCGCGGGCCATCGAGCGACTACGTGCCGAACTCGACGAACGCGCACAGCGCATCGCCGCCGACGCCGCCACGAGACCCTCCGGTGACTTCGTTCTCGACGTCGCCTGCGAGCTCCCGCTGCAAGCCATCGCCGGGCTGCTCGGGGTGCCGCTGGAGGACCGCGGCAAGCTCTTCGACTGGAGCAATCAAATGATTGGGAACGAGGATCCCGAGTTCGCCGAGTACGACTCGCTGGGCTCGGCCGCCGAGTTGATTTGGTACGCCATGCAATTGGCCGCCGATAAGAGCGGTAGGAGGGGCGACGACATCGTCAGCACCCTCATCGACGCCGATGACGATGGGCAGCTCACCGACGCCGAATTCGGGATGTTCGTCGTCACCCTGGCGATCGCCGGCAACGAGACGACACGCCAATCGATCACCCAGGGGATGATGGCGTTCACCGACTTTCCCGAGCAATGGGAGCTGTTCAAGGCCGAACGGCCCAAGACCGCTGCCGACGAGATCATCCGATGGGCTTCGCCGGTCAACGCATTTCAGCGCACGGCCCTGACGAATACCGAACTCGGCGGCGTCGCGATCGAGAAGGGCCAGCGCCTGGTGCTGTTCTACCGCTCGGCGAACTTCGACGAGGACGTCTTCGAGGACCCACTGCGCTTCGACATTCGGCGAAGTCCGAACCCCCATCTGGGATTCGGCGGCACGGGCATTCACTACTGCATCGGCGCCAGCCTCGCCAGGATGACCATCGACCTGATGTTCAACGCGATCGCCGACCACCTGCCCAATCTACGTCCGATCGGTGAGCCAGAACGTCTGCGATCGAGCATGATCAACGGCATCAAGCACTGGCAGGTGGACTACTCGGGGGTGGATCAACGCACCCAGTCGGCCTCGGTATAG
- a CDS encoding group I intron-associated PD-(D/E)XK endonuclease, translating into MAMHPTKEKGDLGVAKAHADLAGKGFIVLFPVTEHAPFDLVAYASGEFHRLQVKYRSARSGAIKVQFRSMWADRHGTHTTLMDKAAIDVVCIYCPETDRCYYVRPDEYGTSVTLRIAPSRNRQQAGVLDAEAFRQLPTSAND; encoded by the coding sequence ATGGCCATGCACCCTACGAAGGAGAAGGGGGACCTCGGTGTCGCGAAGGCGCATGCCGACTTGGCCGGTAAGGGCTTCATCGTTCTCTTCCCCGTCACGGAGCATGCCCCGTTCGATCTCGTTGCCTACGCGAGCGGCGAGTTCCATCGCCTTCAGGTGAAGTACCGATCAGCGCGGTCAGGAGCGATCAAGGTCCAGTTCCGGTCGATGTGGGCGGACCGGCATGGGACTCATACGACGTTGATGGACAAAGCGGCGATCGATGTCGTCTGCATCTACTGCCCAGAGACCGACCGGTGCTACTACGTGCGACCCGACGAATACGGCACGTCGGTCACTCTCCGGATTGCGCCAAGCAGGAACCGCCAGCAAGCCGGGGTGTTGGACGCAGAAGCATTTCGGCAACTACCGACCTCAGCCAACGACTAA
- a CDS encoding ArsR/SmtB family transcription factor, whose translation MNADNGGCRRRLPDDQVGLVVEVFRMLADTTRVQVLWALVNREMSVNELAVHVGKPAPSVSQHLAKLRMARLVRTRRDGTTIFYSLENDHIAQLVTDAVFNAEHSGPGVPGHHATNGQLRALHPETAPTAARRQTEH comes from the coding sequence ATGAATGCAGATAACGGCGGATGCCGGCGCCGGCTGCCCGATGATCAGGTCGGCCTCGTCGTCGAGGTGTTCCGCATGCTCGCCGACACGACCCGCGTGCAGGTGCTCTGGGCGCTGGTGAACCGCGAGATGTCGGTCAACGAGCTCGCCGTCCACGTGGGCAAGCCGGCGCCGTCGGTGTCGCAGCATCTGGCCAAGCTGCGGATGGCTCGGTTGGTTCGCACCCGTCGCGACGGCACGACGATCTTCTACAGCTTGGAGAACGACCACATCGCCCAGTTGGTGACCGACGCCGTGTTCAACGCCGAACACTCCGGCCCGGGCGTACCCGGACACCACGCCACCAACGGTCAACTGCGAGCCCTTCATCCCGAGACCGCGCCGACAGCCGCGCGACGACAGACGGAGCACTGA